The region AAGCATTCTTATTTCTTTGGTTGTGCTACAGGATTTAGTGGATATAAGAAATTAATATAAAGGGAATAACAAGTAGATTTTAGAAGTAATAAGTTATGGAAATAAAGACAACTACAGAGATAGATGATCATAATGCGATGGCGATTAAGGAGATATTATCTTCTTATAATGTAAGTCATACGACACATTTATCAGATTGTATCAATGAATCACTAGAGATTACTTTAGTAGAAGAAGGAGAGGTAATAGGCGGGATATTAGGTCGTTCATTATGGGGAACACTAGAGATACAGAACCTCGCTGTGAAAGAGAGTCATAGAGGACAAGGCCTTGGTAAGAAACTTATGTTAGCAGCAGAACAGGTAGCTATAGAACGCAACTGTAAGTATATATCATTGAATACTTTTTCGTTTCAAGCTTCTGACTTTTATCAATCTTTAGGCTATGATATTTTTGCAGAAGAGAAGGATTATCCTTTAGGATATTCTAAGGTGTATCTGCGTAAGGTGTTGAGGTAGTGTTTTCTGAAAAAAGGATGAGGTTTTTTTAGTTATGTAAAACGCTGTTTATTTGTTTGTTAAATGTTGATTAAATAAGAAATATTGTATGTCATATACAGTTTTTTACTCGGTTGAATAGTAGTATCTTTGCACTCCAAAATTAGATACAGTGAATACAACAATAGCATTTATAACTCCTCCGTTTAC is a window of Myroides oncorhynchi DNA encoding:
- a CDS encoding GNAT family N-acetyltransferase, producing the protein MEIKTTTEIDDHNAMAIKEILSSYNVSHTTHLSDCINESLEITLVEEGEVIGGILGRSLWGTLEIQNLAVKESHRGQGLGKKLMLAAEQVAIERNCKYISLNTFSFQASDFYQSLGYDIFAEEKDYPLGYSKVYLRKVLR